From Cannabis sativa cultivar Pink pepper isolate KNU-18-1 chromosome 8, ASM2916894v1, whole genome shotgun sequence, a single genomic window includes:
- the LOC115698694 gene encoding small RNA-binding protein 11, chloroplastic: MYMYNRKMAALNKVVGSRLGLSHSSLLPPALLICCRGITSKLFVGGLPFYTNEKGLSEAFSQHGQVIEAKIVMDRVSDKSKGFGFVTFASEDEAQKALTEMNGKELNGRVIFVDYAKPKADFGGGMPIARGPPRPAPSIGKDDIEIM; the protein is encoded by the exons atgtatatgtataataGAAAAATGGCGGCTCTTAACAAAGTAGTTGGCTCAAGACTTGGTTTATCCCACTCTTCCCTTCTTCCTCCTGCTCTTCTAATCTGTTGCAGAGGAATTACTTCTAAGCTCTTTGTTGGAG GGCTTCCGTTTTACACTAATGAGAAGGGATTATCAGAGGCATTCTCCCAACATGGTCAAGTTATTGAAG CTAAAATTGTAATGGACAGGGTATCGGACAAATCAAAAGGGTTCGGGTTTGTAACTTTCGCTTCAGAAGATGAAGCACAAAAAGCTCTAACAGAGATGAATGGAAAG GAGCTAAATGGACGAGTTATCTTTGTGGATTATGCAAAGCCCAAAGCTGATTTTGGTGGAGGGATGCCAATAGCAAGGGGACCTCCTAGACCTGCACCTTCAATTGGCAAAGACGATATAGAGATAATGTAA